Below is a window of Anaerobacillus alkaliphilus DNA.
AGTAAGTATCTCCTCAGGTGGGAAAAATATGCACTACTTCAGAAACGTGGAAATTCACTTTTAAGCATAAACATTGATACAGAGCGGTCTTTGGACTAAAAATTTTTTTTAGAAAAACTGTATTTATTGTTTTCTAAATTTTTTAAACCATTTTATTAAATTCTTTTCTCAACCTTTTTATAATACGTTTCTCTAACCTTGAAATATACGATTGTGAGATACCTAACAAGTCTGCAACATCCTTTTGAGTTTTTTCTTCTCCACCTGCTAGTCCGAAGCGGAGTTCCATGATCTGTTTTTCTCTTGCATTAAGTGTATGAAGTGCATTAACGAGTAATTTCCGATCTACCTTCTCTTCAATTCCCTTTGTAATAATGTCCTCCTCTGTTCCTAAAACATCTGAAAGTAGTAGCTCATTTCCATCCCAATCGATATTTAGCGGTTCATCAAACGACACTTCAGAGCGAATTTTATTATTCCTACGTAAGTACATTAATATTTCATTCTCAATACATCTTGAAGCATAGGTTGCTAATTTAATTTTCTTTTCTGGATTAAATGTATTTACTGCTTTAATTAAACCGATCGTTCCGATACTAATTAGATCTTCGATATTAATACCTGTATTTTCAAACTTACGTGCAATGTAAACGACTAATCGTAAATTCCTTTCAATTAACATTGAACGAACAGCTTTATCACCTGTAGGCAGCTTACTTAACAAATGCTCTTCCTCGTCTTTTGAGAGGGGAGGAGGTAGTGCTTCACTACCTCCTATATAATAAATTTCATCAGCTTTCAAACCTAATTTCATTAACAATTTGTACCACATTAAAGTCAATTTTAATTTCAGTTTATTCATGTATGTACCTCCTAAAGTTACAGTTACATTTTTGTTGTTAACTAAGCTAAACGCTTTTTCCCTTGAATAAGCATCTGAGGATGAAGAATACAGTTAAAATCTCCCTCAGAAGATAAATTTGTGAAATTTAAACCAACAATTACATTACTGCAATCAAGCTCTTCGCCCTGACCCAATGTAACAATTACTTTATTCGGTCTAATTCCAATAATAAATTGATTTACTTGACCAATCCCTCGATATGGAATAATACATAGTTTTTCCTCCCAGTCTTTGTCAATAACAAAACTCGGATCACCGATCATCTCAGGATGTTTTGCTTGCTGTACTATAGATTTAGGGAATTTATTATGAAGATCGTTCATATCTATTACCATAACGGGCTTTTTTGTTAATGGGTCTTGTAACTGATTGCCACTATCAATTAATCCTTTTAACTGGATTTGCCTATCTAGTATAAATAGATCTACTTGAACGATATCTTCGTACTTCACTTTCCTAACTTCCATTTGCTCAATTCTTTTCCTAGCAAAGAGCCAAATCGTTGGAAATCCAATGACTACTAATAACCAGCTAATTGGAGTTCCTAAACCTGTAGATTTCGTTGTTACTACTCCATTCAAAATAACCATTTCGTTATTAAACATGAAATGTAATGCAATTAACCCACCTCCACAAATGAAGCTAACGAAATAGAATGTTAGGAGATTTTGAATAAAGTATGATATTTTTTTAAATCCGAAAGCAGTAACAACGATGCAAGATGAAAAAATTAACTTAAACATTGGATGATAAAATAACGGGCTTAATGTTGTCATAACTATGAAGATTGAGCTCGACGCGACTAAAGCACCCAAAAGGAGCCGCCATTTCTTAAAGCTTCTTTTTAGTACTAGAGCCGTCAATACTAATAATAATAGGTCAATACAAAAATTTAGAAACCATATGACATCCAGATAAATAGCCATATCGGCTCCTTCCTTAATCGTCAAAGATTAAATCATAGATTTTTGAACAACCTCTTAAAAAGAATTTGAAACTAGTATATCTCACATCGTATTTATAAGTCTGTCAGTTTATGCCGATAGAATCAGAGAAATTTTAGGTTATTTCCACTTAAATTGTCGTCAGGTCTCATTAATTTAAGTTCTACAACAAAGAGATTTGTCAACTGTTTTGTATAATTTTAGTAATAGAGTACAAAAAAAAGAGACTAACTTACTATTTCCTTCTTAAGAAGAAAACAAATAAGTTAGTCTCTTTTACTTTTAGTAAAAGGTTTAACGATTACGACGATTTCTTAAAAACGTTGGAATATCTAATGTATCAACTGATTCCTGCTGTACTGAAGGTTGGCGCTCCGTTGAATACGAGCTTTCTTCATGTTGTTGAGCAACCGGTTTTTTTGTAGCAGCTGGTTTCCCTTGAGTTTGATTTTGTGTTCTTGCCACTTTTGGAACTTCGTCATTAAAGCCAGTTGCAATAACGGTAACTACAATCTCATCTTTAAGATTTTCATTAATTACAGAACCAAAAATCATATTAACTTCTTGATCCGAAGCAGAAGAAACGATTTCGGCAGCTTCATGTACTTCATATAAACTTAAATTTGTTCCACCAGTAATATTCATTAGTACACCTTGTGCACCATCTATTGACGTTTCTAATAATGGACTTGAAATAGCTTTCTTTGCAGCTTCTGTCGCACGATTTTCACCTGTTGCAATACCAATTCCCATTAAAGCAGAACCCTTATCACTCATAATCGTTTTCACATCAGCGAAGTCAAGGTTAATTAACCCTGGAACTGCAATTAAATCGGAAATACCCTGTACACCTTGTCTTAATACATTATCAGCTTCACGGAAAGCCTCGAGCATTGGTGTATTCTTATCAACAATTTCTAATAAACGGTCATTTGGAATAACAATTAAGGTATCTACTTTTTCTTTAAGAGCACTGATACCACCAGCCGCTTGACTAGAACGTTTTCTTCCTTCAAATGTAAACGGACGTGTAACAACACCTACAGTTAAAGCTCCAATTTCTTTAGCAATTTCTGCAATTACTGGTGCAGCACCTGTTCCAGTTCCACCACCCATTCCAGCAGTAATGAAGACCATATCCGAACCAGACAAAATTCCTTCTAAATGTTCGCGACTTTCTTCTGCCGCTTTCTTTCCAACGTCTGGATTAGCACCAGCACCTAATCCACGTGTTAATTTCCCACCTAATTGTAATTTATGCTCCGCCTTCGAAAGATGAAGAGCCTGCGCATCAGTATTCACCGCAATAAACTCTACACCTTGTAAGCCGTTTTCAATCATCCTATTAACAGCGTTACTACCGCCACCGCCAACTCCGATGACTTTAATTTTCGCTAATTGGTCCATATCCATTTCAAACTCTAACATATAAGGTCCCCCAATCGATCATGTCTCGATATCATTTCAGTTAAATTATGGTTATTCAAAAAATACTTTAAACCAACTTGATACTTTCTTTTTAACAGCTTGACCTTGAAGTGCATCCTTCTTTTTAGCAGGAGCCTCTTTTCTGTCTTGCTTGTCTTCAACTTGGATAGTTCCTAACGTGGCAGCTACTTCCTTGCCCTGTATTTTGCTATTACGATGGGCAAATTGTATTAAGCCTACCCCAGTTGTGAATTGAGGTTCACGTACTCCTATATAATCAGGAATAGCAACCCTCACATTATTTTGTAGGATTTCCCTTGCTAACTCAAGTAAACCAGGAATTTTCACCGTCCCACCAGTTAGGACAAATCCTCCTGGTAAGTCTCCATAGCCAAGTCTATAAACCTCATTTTCTATTAACTGTAACATCTCAGCTATGCGAGGTTCAATTATATATGATAACTCATATTGGGAAAATTCTTCCTTTAACTCGCTACCAATTTTTGAAACCTTAAAGGTCTCATCTTTTGATGCTAATTCAATATGGGCATGTCCATATTTAACTTTCACACGTTCAGCTTCTTCAGTAGAAACCCGGAGGCCAATCGCAATATCATTTGTTATATGGTCGCCACCAACAGGTATTACTGTAGTAGTTTGTAGTGTACCTTGCTCAAAGATCGATACACTCATAGAACCACCACCAATATCAACGAGGGCAACTCCTAAACCTTTTTCATCCCTAGACACAGCAACTGAACCTGCTGCTAGTGGTTGTAAGCAAATATCTGCAATATTTAAGCCGGCTCTTTCAACACAGCGTAATAAGTTATGTAAGATTGTTTTAGAACCTGTAATAATGGTTCCTTCCATCTCTAGTCGAACACCTATCATTCCTCTTGGATCAGTAATTTCATCTAGACCGTCAACAATAAATTGCTTTGGTATCACATCAATAATTTCTCGCTCTGGTGGTAGTGAAAAAACTTGAGCAGCATCAATTACCCTTCTGATGTCCTCTTCGCCAATTTCGCGATCAGGACTTGAAACAGCAACAACTCCGTGACATGGTTGAAGTTGAATATGGTTGCCAGATACACCAACAATCACATTTTCTATAGACATGCCAATCATTCTTTCAGCTTGCTCAACTGCACGCTTTATGGATCGAACTGTTTCATCAATATCCACAATAGAACCTTTTTTTATTCCTTCTGCTTTTGAATTACCTACACCTATGATATTTAATGAGCCGTTTGCAATATCTCCAATGATTACTCGAACATTGGATGTACCGATGTCTAAACTAACATAAGTCTCTTTGTTGTTCATTCTTTGGCACCTCCTTCAATAAATAAACTTCTCTATTATCATTCATATTACCCTAATAATCGAACTTAAGCTTTAGTAAATATTAGGAAAAGAAAAGTATTTTGTTACAATATCAAGAAAAATATTTCCCTATGAACAGTATAAGAAAAATCACGCTTAAAAACCAGTAAACTTTTCTCTATCCATTAAGTAATTATTCAACAAATACTCTTCATTCCCCTTTTTTTCACATAAAAATAATTTGTTTTTTTAAAATAACTTCAGAGTCGTCAGGTTTAAACTTCAGATTCATTTTCTTTTCTCGCTGTCCACTTCGAAAGAAGGATCCGCCTAATTACAGCGATATTATTAAATAAGCGAACTCCAAAGGCGAAAATTGCAGCTAAATATAAGTCTACACCAAGATGCACGCCTAGAAAAGCCAAACTTGCAGCCAACAATATATTTGAAAAGAAACCAGTTACAAACACGTTTTCTTCAAACGTATTTTGCAAATGTGCTCTAATTCCTCCAAATAGTGTATCAAGTGCAGCAAGAACTGCAATTGATAGGTAGTTTGTATAAGCGTCAGGGATCCTGAATTCTGTCCAAAATCCTAGAAGCAGACCTATAAGCAGCCCAATAACCGGTAACCACATTTATGATTCCTCCTTTATTGGCTGTAAATATCGAACTCGTAGTGCTTGATCATAACCAGGTAACGTAGTGAAATTAATTGGCGTCGATGTTATGCTTAAATTTTCAATTGCAAAGTATTCCACCGATTGAGAAACAATCATTTCATGATGCAATTTTTCTGCATCATTAGCAAGAACTTTCACTTTCAACGGCAAATTGGGTATTCTTCTTGCATTTACATGGGTGACACCATTTACGTCACGAATGGCAGAAGTAGAAATAATTCGTTGGTTTCCTATTGCAATATCACGAGCGTTGTAGATATTTAATTCATTAATTAAAATCCTTAATAAATGAGGAGGAACAGTTTGAGGAACAAAACCATAGTCAGTATACATTGGTTTAATTTCCAAGATAATTCCTTCTCCACTCACAGGGGTTAATCCCGCCCGTTCCTTCAAATCATTTAAAGCATCAATCATAACATCTTCAATGTTTTCTTTCTCCTGAAGTTGGTTTAGGAGAGTTAGTTGTTTCTGAATTTCTTGGTTAAGCTCTTGCTGTCGTTCTTTTTCAAGACGCAAAGCTTGCTGTAACTGTAAAATATCTCGAGTATCTCGAACAACAGGTTCATTGGTCGTCTTAAATTGAATAGCGATCATAAAACCAATAATGGTTGTAACGATTGAAAATATAATAACTCTATCTTTCATATTAAACTCACCCTCTATCTGATAAGTAAGGGTCCATCATAATAAGATCCTTCTTTTCAATTCTCACCTCTATTTGGTCAGAGAGTAGTTGATCCCTTACACCACCTGGCAAATGAAGAGAATCGTGTAATTTAGCCGAATCACCAATTGCAGTAATCACAAACGGAGCAAAGGAAGTGTTACCATCAATACGAATTACAGGGCCCACACATTGAATGTAAGATCGATGTGATATTCGTTGCCCATTAATAGCGATTGCTTCAGCTTGTGTTACTAATAATTCATGTATAACCTTTTGAATATGAAATTCGTGAACAATATAAAAGTTAGGGTTATCTCCGTCAGGTACATATTGTGCATCCGTTAATGTAACTTCTATTCCTGGGCCTTTTATGCCTACGGTACCTGTAGCCATACGAAGCTTGTCTAAATCTTCTACTAAGTTAAAATAAGTCCTTTGTTGTATAGCGATTTCTTCTTCTATCCCAGTAATTTCTGCTTGTATCGCACGCAACTCTTCAGCTAGGTTACGGTTTACTGATTGTTCAAATAACACTTGATTTCTTAATTCGTCTTCTTTTTTCCATTGCCTCTCTGTAATTACCTGATTTTTAGGGACTTCATTTGCAAATTGATAAGATAATGCAATAATAAATCCCGTAATGATCAAGATAACTGAGAGGATGACATGATTACCCTTCACTTTCACTTTCTTCTTCCTCCTCATTATCGAGGAATTGTTCGAAATAAGGATTCATTTTCATATGAATGATCCCTTTTATATTCGGGTCCAATTCCTTTACAATTGCGGGATAATCTCCAATTCTTTGCGAAAAATGTCGTATTGTTGAGCTCACCTGAAATCCATCATTCATATATAGTGTAATCCTAAGTGGATCTTCTTGGACAGGCGTAAAGTATATTTCTGATATTCGATGAATTAGGCTTTCGGGTAGGTAGCTTAGTTCTGCTGCCATCTCAGCCAACTCATCATCTGTTTTCCAGCCTATTAATAACGGTGCATCAGTCGGAAACCGTTGTGAGAATTCCTCTTTGTCTAAGATTTTCCCAGATTCTAAAATAGGATAATACTTTCCTTCCGCAACTAAATAAGCAACTCTTGTGTATTCTTTTACAGTGATCTTAACTGTGTTTGGGAATATCCTTTGCACCTTCACGTCACTAATTTCAATGATAGAGGATACCTCGTCTTCAATCAATTGCTTATTTAATCCCCAATAGCTTGTCCTTTCCTCAAGTCTACTAACATTTATAATGGCTTCGTCTGAAACATAGCGATTACCATCGATGACAATTTCCTTTACATCGCTTAACGGTGATTGAAAATATATAACTGTTAGTAATAACAGGAAAAAGAATGACAAATAGAAGATTAAACGTCTATTTGCTCGTTGCTTTCTTTGAATTCTAAGCTTTGGAATTCGATCTTCAAGGGTTATCACCTTTTGCTGATCCATAACAACCTTCCTCCAATGTATGCTATGTTAGACGGTTAGTAAACGAGACTGAAGTTATTCTACTTAATCTGGTTACTAACTTATAAAAGCTTAGCTAAAATTTAAAACGTAAGTGCAATAAATAACAAACTATTGACAACATTGATATATTATTATCTTAGCTTCTCTCTGTTTTGTAAACAAGTAATTCGTAAGAAAAAATTTAAAAAAACGGCATACAACATATGCCGTTTTCAAAAATGCAATTTGCACTATTAAATGTAACATAAAAACAAGATTTTTACATTTATTTTCTATTCCCAACTACCTCTACTTCTGTTTCAAGTTCAATTTGAAACTTACTGTAAACCACGGCTTTTATATGATCAATCAATTTTAAAACATCGCTTGCTTTTGCATCACCAATATTTACTATAAAATTAGCGTGCATCTCAGATACTTGCGCCCCACCAACTGTAAATCCTTTTAAGCCAGCATCCTCAATTAACTTCCCCGCATGATTTGGCAATGGATTACGGAAAACACTACCACAACAAGGATAATCCCATGGTTGCGTCTTCTTACGATATTCTTTATTTTTCTGAATTTCTGCTACAATTTCTTCTTTTTCACCCTTTTGCAATTGAAAGATAGCTTCAATACAAATACCACCATCTTTTTGCAACCTAGAAGTTCGATAGGAAAAATCCATTTCTTTATTGGAATACCATTTTACCGTACCATCTGGATAAAGAATTCTAGCTTTAGTTAAGATATTTGAGATATCTGATTTATGTGCCCCTGCATTCATGAAGACTGCCCCACCGACGGATCCTGGGATACCACCAGCAAACTCAAGTCCTGATAATCCTTGCTTACTTATCATGGTTGCTAATTTTATCAAAGAAAACCCAGCTCCAACTCGGATTTCTTCACCATTAACTTCTAAATGATCTAAACAATCGCTTATCTTAACTACCATTCCATTAACACCCTCATCTGAAATTAAAAGGTTTGAACCTCTTCCAAGGATAAACAGAGGGTAGCCACTTTCATTAATTATTTTGAAAGTAGTAATTAAGGTATCAATATCTTTCGGTATGACAAGAACTTCGGCCGGACCGCCAATTTTCCAAGTTGTATGATTAGCCAAAGGTTCATTTACTCGCAATTGGCCTACATTTGCTTCCTGTAGTTTTTTTATAAGTCGATCCATATAATCCTCCAAATTCTATTATTTTGCTAACTCTTTCATTAGCTCATACATTTCTCGTCCTGCTTCTGGTTTCCCTTGTTTTAACGATGCCTCATGCATTTGCTTCCATTTACTCTCGTTAAGTAAGATCTCGTCAATTTCTTTAAGCAAGATCGCTCCTGACATTTCTTTTTCTAACTTTACTACTGCTGCCCCATTCTCACTAAGGGACTTGGCATTTTTCTCTTGATGGTTATTTGTCACATAAGGACTAGGAATTAGTATGCTTGGTAATCCAATAGCTGTTACTTCAGCTAAAGTAGTAGCACCCGCTCTAGCAACTATTAAATGTACATTTTTCAAAACTTCTGGCATATTGTGAATAAATGGTTCTATTCTAATATTCGGTGGATTTCCGTGCTCCTCCACTTTTTTCATCACATTTTGGTAATGAACATCACCGGTAACATATAGAAATTGATACTCTCTTTGGCCAGCATCTCTTAAGACTTCTAAGAAAGCGTCGTTTATAGGTTTAGCACCTCTGCTACCCCCGACAATTAAAACTGTTTTTTTCAGCTTGCTTAATCCCATATCTGTTAAGCGATCTTTTTCCTCAACTAACGCCGCCTCAGTAGCCCTAGGATTACCTGTAAAAACAACCTTCTCTTTCGGAAAAAAATTCTTCGATTCTTTAAAGGAAATTGCCACTTTATTTACATATTTACTTAAGAACTTATTAGTTAAGCCAGGAACACTATTTTGTTCATGAACAACCGTTGCAATTTTTAGTTTTGCTGCTGCATAAACGACAGGACCACACACATACCCCCCAGTTCCGATGACAACATCTGGCTTAAAGTCTTTAATGAGTTGTTTGGCTCTAGTTACCCCTCTTAAAAAGCGAATAACGGTTTTTACATTATCTAAAGATAATTTTCTTTTAAAGCCTGTAATATGAATGGTTTTAAAAGCAATCCCTTCACGTTTAACTAAGGTGCTTTCAAGTCCTTTCTCAGTTCCTATATATAAAAATTCTGCATTCGGTTCTCGTTTTTGTATTTCTTTAATCAAAGCCAAGGCAGGATAAATATGACCTCCTGTCCCACCACCACTAACGATCACTCTCATAATGACAAACACCTCCATTTGCGAAAAGGAAAAATCTTCTCATCTCTCCATTATATCTTAATTTAACACTAAATATCACCTATAAAAAGAAAAAAGCCCCCTTGGAGGGGCAATTATGAATTGTGAATGTTCAATTGTTTTATAGAAAAGCTACGAAGCCTTCTCATTCATAATTCACAATTCATAATTCCTAATTTATAATTCGCACTTAGTATCTCGCATATCTACTTATATTCAATAATACTCCTACAGCGACTAACATAAGTGTTAAGGAAGATCCACCGTAGCTTAAAAATGGTAGCGTAATTCCTGTTACCGGCATTAGCCCAATAACTACACCGATGTTTATCATCACTTGAATAGCAATCATCCCAATGATCCCTATGGCAAGCAAGCTTCCAAATAAATCTTGAGCACCTAGAGCAACACGGATACCACGCCATAGTAGTATGCTAAATAATAAAATAACAAACGTACCGCCGATAAAGCCTAGTTCCTCTGAAAGTATGGCAAAGATAAAATCCGTTTGAGGTTCTGGTAGATAAAAGAATTTTTGTCTACTTTCTCCTAACCCTAATCCCATTAATCCACCTGGGCCAATCGCGTAAAGTGATTGAATGATTTGAAAACCACTTCCTAGTGGATCAGACCACGGATCTAAAAAAGATGTAATTCGTTTCATCCGATATGGTGCTGAAATAATTAAGGCTACAAGTCCACCTAAGCCTATCATCCCAAGCCCAACAAAATGGCTTATCTTTGCTCCTGATACGAAAATCATCACAATACAAGTCCCGACCATCACTGCACCTGTACCAAGATCTGGCTGCAACATAATTAAACCAAAAGCAAGCATAACTAATGATAGTGACGGCAATAAGCCCTGTTTAAATTTCGTGATGTTCTTTTGATTTTCAGACAAGTATTTCGCGAGAAAAGCGATCATAGCAAATTTCATAAACTCAGAAGGTTGAATAGAAAAGGCTCCAACTCCTAACCAACTTCGCGCTCCACCTCGAACTAATCCTACTCCAGGAATTAGTACGATAATTAGTAAGATAAAACAAATGATAACGATGAGTTTAGAATGCTTCCGCCATATCCAATAATCAACATTCATGATTACAAACATAGCAATGACCCCTAGCCCTGCAAAAAACAGCTGTCTTTTTGCAAAAAAGAATGCATCATCAAACTTATATGTTGCCCAAACAGCACTAGCACTATATACCATGATCATCCCTACAGTTAACAAGGCTAGAGTTGTAATGATTAAAACAAAGTCTGGTGTAGATTTCGTTTTAGGCAATGTGGAACACCTCATTCATTCTTGAATTTGGGCAAGCCCCTATTACCTATTTCTATGCCAAGCTCACAAAAACATGTCCATTATTTTATAGATTATTAACAGCTTCTATAAAAGCTTCTCCACGGTCTTCAAACGTCTTAAATTGATCCCAACTCGCACACGCTGGTGAAAGTAAAATGACATCTCCAGTATCCGACAATTCATAGGCTACCTTTACAGCTTCTGTAACATTGTTGACAACTTTTATGAGACCCAACCCTGCTTTTTGGGCTGCATGCTGTAATTTAGAAGCCGTTTCTCCAAACAATACAACGCCTTTGACCTTTTTTAATGTCGGAATTAATTCATCAAATTCGTTCCCTCTATCTAATCCACCAGCTAGTAATATGACTGGTTGATGGAAGGCTGAAACTGCTACTTTGGTAGCTAGCATATTCGTAGCCTTTGAGTCATTGTAAAACTTTCTATCCATAATTGTAGTCACATATTGAGTGCGATGCTTAACACCAGCAAATGTTGTTAGAACGCTAACTATTTGTTTTGTTTTTGCACCTGCTAGCTTTGCCGCACAAATTGCTGCAAGGATATTTTCTAAGTTATGTTTGCCAGGTAATACGATTTTGTCAACCGATATGATTTGCTCATTTTGAAAATACACTTGGTTATCTTCAATAAAAGCTCCATTCTCAACTTTTTTCTGCACAGAAAATGTTACTTTTTTCCCTTTTACATTCTCAGAAAGTTTCATAACCTCTGCATCATCTTCGTTCACAACGCAAAAATCTTCCTCCGTTAAGTTAGCAAAGATCTTTGCCTTAGCTAAACCATATTCATGACGAGTACCATGATAGTCGAGATGGGCATCGAATAAATTCAAAAACACAGCAATCTTCGGATGGAAGAGCTCAGTTCCCATGAGCTGGAAACTAGAAACTTCTGTTACAAGCACATTCGTTTCCTTTGCATTTTCCGCAACCTCACATGCGACTGTTCCGATATTACCTGCTACTAAAGGTATTCTTTTACTATCTTTTAACATTTCGTAAATAAGAGTCGTAGTCGTCGTTTTTCCATTAGAGCCAGTAATAGCAATTATTTCAGCTTCTGAAAGTAACGAAGCAATTTCTAACTCGGTAACGACAGAAATTCCTTTTTCTAATGCCTTTTGAATTAAAGGATTAGAATAAGGAA
It encodes the following:
- the murB gene encoding UDP-N-acetylmuramate dehydrogenase; the protein is MDRLIKKLQEANVGQLRVNEPLANHTTWKIGGPAEVLVIPKDIDTLITTFKIINESGYPLFILGRGSNLLISDEGVNGMVVKISDCLDHLEVNGEEIRVGAGFSLIKLATMISKQGLSGLEFAGGIPGSVGGAVFMNAGAHKSDISNILTKARILYPDGTVKWYSNKEMDFSYRTSRLQKDGGICIEAIFQLQKGEKEEIVAEIQKNKEYRKKTQPWDYPCCGSVFRNPLPNHAGKLIEDAGLKGFTVGGAQVSEMHANFIVNIGDAKASDVLKLIDHIKAVVYSKFQIELETEVEVVGNRK
- a CDS encoding small basic family protein, which produces MWLPVIGLLIGLLLGFWTEFRIPDAYTNYLSIAVLAALDTLFGGIRAHLQNTFEENVFVTGFFSNILLAASLAFLGVHLGVDLYLAAIFAFGVRLFNNIAVIRRILLSKWTARKENESEV
- the sigE gene encoding RNA polymerase sporulation sigma factor SigE, which translates into the protein MNKLKLKLTLMWYKLLMKLGLKADEIYYIGGSEALPPPLSKDEEEHLLSKLPTGDKAVRSMLIERNLRLVVYIARKFENTGINIEDLISIGTIGLIKAVNTFNPEKKIKLATYASRCIENEILMYLRRNNKIRSEVSFDEPLNIDWDGNELLLSDVLGTEEDIITKGIEEKVDRKLLVNALHTLNAREKQIMELRFGLAGGEEKTQKDVADLLGISQSYISRLEKRIIKRLRKEFNKMV
- a CDS encoding cell division protein FtsQ/DivIB, which encodes MDQQKVITLEDRIPKLRIQRKQRANRRLIFYLSFFFLLLLTVIYFQSPLSDVKEIVIDGNRYVSDEAIINVSRLEERTSYWGLNKQLIEDEVSSIIEISDVKVQRIFPNTVKITVKEYTRVAYLVAEGKYYPILESGKILDKEEFSQRFPTDAPLLIGWKTDDELAEMAAELSYLPESLIHRISEIYFTPVQEDPLRITLYMNDGFQVSSTIRHFSQRIGDYPAIVKELDPNIKGIIHMKMNPYFEQFLDNEEEEESESEG
- the murG gene encoding undecaprenyldiphospho-muramoylpentapeptide beta-N-acetylglucosaminyltransferase; protein product: MRVIVSGGGTGGHIYPALALIKEIQKREPNAEFLYIGTEKGLESTLVKREGIAFKTIHITGFKRKLSLDNVKTVIRFLRGVTRAKQLIKDFKPDVVIGTGGYVCGPVVYAAAKLKIATVVHEQNSVPGLTNKFLSKYVNKVAISFKESKNFFPKEKVVFTGNPRATEAALVEEKDRLTDMGLSKLKKTVLIVGGSRGAKPINDAFLEVLRDAGQREYQFLYVTGDVHYQNVMKKVEEHGNPPNIRIEPFIHNMPEVLKNVHLIVARAGATTLAEVTAIGLPSILIPSPYVTNNHQEKNAKSLSENGAAVVKLEKEMSGAILLKEIDEILLNESKWKQMHEASLKQGKPEAGREMYELMKELAK
- a CDS encoding DUF881 domain-containing protein, whose amino-acid sequence is MKVKGNHVILSVILIITGFIIALSYQFANEVPKNQVITERQWKKEDELRNQVLFEQSVNRNLAEELRAIQAEITGIEEEIAIQQRTYFNLVEDLDKLRMATGTVGIKGPGIEVTLTDAQYVPDGDNPNFYIVHEFHIQKVIHELLVTQAEAIAINGQRISHRSYIQCVGPVIRIDGNTSFAPFVITAIGDSAKLHDSLHLPGGVRDQLLSDQIEVRIEKKDLIMMDPYLSDRG
- a CDS encoding DUF881 domain-containing protein, with the protein product MKDRVIIFSIVTTIIGFMIAIQFKTTNEPVVRDTRDILQLQQALRLEKERQQELNQEIQKQLTLLNQLQEKENIEDVMIDALNDLKERAGLTPVSGEGIILEIKPMYTDYGFVPQTVPPHLLRILINELNIYNARDIAIGNQRIISTSAIRDVNGVTHVNARRIPNLPLKVKVLANDAEKLHHEMIVSQSVEYFAIENLSITSTPINFTTLPGYDQALRVRYLQPIKEES
- the spoIIGA gene encoding sigma-E processing peptidase SpoIIGA, which translates into the protein MAIYLDVIWFLNFCIDLLLLVLTALVLKRSFKKWRLLLGALVASSSIFIVMTTLSPLFYHPMFKLIFSSCIVVTAFGFKKISYFIQNLLTFYFVSFICGGGLIALHFMFNNEMVILNGVVTTKSTGLGTPISWLLVVIGFPTIWLFARKRIEQMEVRKVKYEDIVQVDLFILDRQIQLKGLIDSGNQLQDPLTKKPVMVIDMNDLHNKFPKSIVQQAKHPEMIGDPSFVIDKDWEEKLCIIPYRGIGQVNQFIIGIRPNKVIVTLGQGEELDCSNVIVGLNFTNLSSEGDFNCILHPQMLIQGKKRLA
- the ftsA gene encoding cell division protein FtsA — encoded protein: MNNKETYVSLDIGTSNVRVIIGDIANGSLNIIGVGNSKAEGIKKGSIVDIDETVRSIKRAVEQAERMIGMSIENVIVGVSGNHIQLQPCHGVVAVSSPDREIGEEDIRRVIDAAQVFSLPPEREIIDVIPKQFIVDGLDEITDPRGMIGVRLEMEGTIITGSKTILHNLLRCVERAGLNIADICLQPLAAGSVAVSRDEKGLGVALVDIGGGSMSVSIFEQGTLQTTTVIPVGGDHITNDIAIGLRVSTEEAERVKVKYGHAHIELASKDETFKVSKIGSELKEEFSQYELSYIIEPRIAEMLQLIENEVYRLGYGDLPGGFVLTGGTVKIPGLLELAREILQNNVRVAIPDYIGVREPQFTTGVGLIQFAHRNSKIQGKEVAATLGTIQVEDKQDRKEAPAKKKDALQGQAVKKKVSSWFKVFFE
- the ftsZ gene encoding cell division protein FtsZ gives rise to the protein MLEFEMDMDQLAKIKVIGVGGGGSNAVNRMIENGLQGVEFIAVNTDAQALHLSKAEHKLQLGGKLTRGLGAGANPDVGKKAAEESREHLEGILSGSDMVFITAGMGGGTGTGAAPVIAEIAKEIGALTVGVVTRPFTFEGRKRSSQAAGGISALKEKVDTLIVIPNDRLLEIVDKNTPMLEAFREADNVLRQGVQGISDLIAVPGLINLDFADVKTIMSDKGSALMGIGIATGENRATEAAKKAISSPLLETSIDGAQGVLMNITGGTNLSLYEVHEAAEIVSSASDQEVNMIFGSVINENLKDEIVVTVIATGFNDEVPKVARTQNQTQGKPAATKKPVAQQHEESSYSTERQPSVQQESVDTLDIPTFLRNRRNR